One Cryptomeria japonica chromosome 9, Sugi_1.0, whole genome shotgun sequence genomic window carries:
- the LOC131053099 gene encoding pentatricopeptide repeat-containing protein At2g13600-like: MLAFTRKPLQRVSKSTFTSMTGDTHLPSGTFLQNTLINMYDKCGSLLDVRKVFDRMPEPDVFSWNVTITAYKSQGYFREAFTLFHQMQRTDIQPDHFTFSTILPVCASTASLKDSTQIHGKAIICGFQSNIIVMNALIAMYAKCGCIADSSKLFDKMAQRDVVSWSAIVAGYAQNGLVQEAVEIFRQMQSEGVNPNSVTLASVLPAFTKMGALEQGMEIHQKIMESRLLSNVVVMTALIDMYAKCGTIDKARELFDKMPQRNVVSWTAIIVGYVQNGLVEKASQLFKQMRLVGVKPNRATFATIIPACAKMGALDLGMEIHQGIIESGFLSNIVTVNALIDMYGKCGRVQMAQKLLDKVPEHDVVSWNTMIVGYAQNGYVDKALEIFKRMQSVHLKPNSTTFASILPACAKLGALEEGMEIHQKIIKNGFLSDTVVVNALIGMYAKCETMQKACDLFDKLDNADVVSWNVMITGYAQNGVLDEALKLFNEMPHRNMVSWTAILSGCTQHGFADKALQNFKQMQLAGVKPHAASFASILPACAKIGALEQGMEIHHKVIESGFLADTVANSLIDMYAKCGSIQKARELFNKIPQRNVVSWNAMIAGYAVHGYSKDALELFESMKTSGTDPDRVSLVCVLFACSHAGLVDEGCKYFSAMSDSYCVMPTIDHHICMVDLLGRAGHLEETFNFIIKMPIQPDAVVWMCLLDTCRSHKNIMLGEFVAIILFELNPKNAAPYVLLSNMYAEVGRWGDRQKIRKSMEDGGIKKIPGCSWIEVNKAVHIFCVRDISNPQTQEIYEKLEKLS; the protein is encoded by the coding sequence ATGCTTGCATTTACAAGAAAACCCCTTCAGAGGGTAAGCAAATCCACTTTCACATCAATGACAGGGGATACCCATTTGCCTTCAGGCACATTTCTACAAAACACACTTATCAACATGTATGACAAGTGCGGAAGTTTACTCGATGTTCGCAAAGTATTTGACCGAATGCCTGAGCCAGACGTCTTCTCATGGAATGTGACAATTACAGCTTACAAAAGCCAGGGATATTTTCGAGAGGCATTCACACTGTTTCACCAAATGCAACGAACAGATATCCAACCCGATCACTTCACCTTCTCCACTATTCTCCCCGTATGTGCCAGCACggcatctttgaaagatagtacaCAAATACATGGAAAAGCCATTATATGTGGATTTCAATCTAACATTATTGTGATGAATGCTCTGATAGCCATGTATGCTAAATGCGGATGCATAGCTGATTcaagcaaactgtttgacaaaatggcCCAACGAGATGTGGTCTCCTGGTCTGCAATtgttgctggatatgcacaaaatgggctTGTTCAAGAAGCTGTTGAGATATTTAGACAAATGCAATCGGAAGGCGTAAATCCGAACTCAGTGACGCTTGCCAGTGTGCTCCCAGCTTTTACTAAAATGGgtgctttggaacagggtatggagatTCACCAGAAAATAATGGAAAGCAGATTATTATCAAACGTTGTTGTTATGactgccctgatagacatgtatgcaaaatgtggaaccaTAGATAAGGCACGAgagttgtttgacaaaatgcctcaacgaAATGTGGTGTCATGGACTGCAATTATTGTTGGATATGTGCAAAATGGACTCGTTGAGAAAGCCTCGCAGCTTTTTAAGCAAATGCgattggtaggtgtaaagccaaacagAGCAACCTTTGCTACCATCATCCCAGCAtgcgccaaaatgggagctttggatcTGGGTATGGAGATCCATCAAGGAATAATAGAAAGCGGGTTTTTGTCAAATATTGTAACTGTGAATGCGTTGATAGACATGTATGGAAAATGTGGACGAGTGCAGATGGCACAGAAGTTGTTAGACAAAGTGCCTGAACATGATGTGGTTTCATGGAATACAATGatcgtaggatatgcacaaaatggttaTGTTGACAAAGCCTTAGAGATTTTTAAGCGCATGCAATCGGTACATTTAAAGCCAAACTCAACAacatttgccagcatcctcccagcTTGTGCCAAACTTGGAGCTTTGGAAGAGGGTATGGAGATtcatcaaaaaataattaaaaatggttTCTTATCTGATACTGTGGTTGTGAATGCCCTGAtaggcatgtatgcaaaatgtgaaacGATGCAGAAGGCATGCGATTTATTTGACAAACTGGATAATGCAGACGTAGTCTCATGGAATGTAATGATTACAGGATATGCTCAAAATGGTGTTCTAGATGAAGCCTTAAAGCTATTCAATGAAATGCCTCATCGAAATATGGTATCTTGGACAGCAATCCTTTCTGGATGTAcccaacatgggtttgctgacaaAGCACTACAGaattttaagcaaatgcaattggcaggtgtaaagccacatGCAGCatcctttgccagcatcctcccagcATGTGCGAAAattggagctttggaacagggtatggaaatccatcataaagttatagaaagtggATTTTTAGCCGATACAGTTGCAAattccctgatagacatgtatgcaaaatgtggaagcatacagaAGGCGCGTGAATTGTTTAACAAAATACCCCAacgaaatgtggtctcatggaatgcaatgattgcaggatatgcagtgCATGGATATAGCAAGGATGCCCTCGAGCTCTTTGAATCTATGAAAACCTCTGGAACTGATCCTGACCGTGTAAGTCTTGTTTGTGTTTTATTTGCATGCAGCCATGCGGGTCTAGTGGATGAAGGCTGTAAATATTTTAGTGCCATGAGCGACTCTTATTGTGTCATGCCTACAATTGATCATCATATATGCATGGTTGATCTTCTTGGCCGTGCTGGCCATCTTGAGGAAACCTTTAACTTCATTATCAAAATGCCAATACAACCTGATGCGGTTGTGTGGATGTGTTTGCTTGACACTTGTCGGTCACATAAGAATATAATGCTAGGAGAATTTGTGGCAATAATTCTTTTCGAGTTGAACCCAAAAAATGCTGCACCATATGTTCTTCTGTCAAACATGTATGCAGAAGTGGGTAGGTGGGGAGACCGTCAAAAGATAAGGAAATCAATGGAAGATGGAGGGATTAAAAAGATACCTGGATGCAGTTGGATTGAAGTCAACAAAGCTGTACATATTTTTTGTGTGCGAGACATATCTAACCCACAAACACAGGAGATATATGAAAAACTAGAGAAGCTGTCTTAG